A single genomic interval of Hyphomicrobium methylovorum harbors:
- a CDS encoding GYF domain-containing protein, whose translation MTGQADDIQWYIARDGKQHGPLTDVELRTFVAHSYLRPSDLIWRPGMSEWQPAPQVFPAAFQDAAASPPAAPPAPRAQATAPSAPPAAMVSPQSAARVTHAAAVQAAPTASRFDGNLIKRLALASAAIMMVGGGAFALATYHQPLMEMVSGSSEDAADDAPVVVAQPENGGQHAEAEHAQSTSSDGNVNEARAEMGLAAAHEDTAADAPSSSAHDAPPAPEAPTTTASVPSAAPDASKNAQVAMVAPEPPPASLGGSVAEGSSLDQRLQKVEVWELLKREYPDWYADQISSANKLVADKKSDNEVAALLAQGLVDLRRKNAEKALSASSEKLQGIAEAFLNHLKSLRAQSVSACFGFISKGETSPAVVQTMEKPETATALNAQAGAIFAAISEGNSNPVKHDSAVKSDYDVLIKELAKLGWKEEDLQVFSNPKLLAKREPDQVCKMVQEWFVAHLAVPDKAIRDRLLFETLKPVVSG comes from the coding sequence ATGACCGGACAAGCCGACGACATTCAGTGGTACATCGCGCGAGATGGCAAGCAACACGGGCCGTTGACCGATGTTGAGTTGCGCACCTTCGTTGCTCATAGCTACCTGCGTCCAAGCGATCTCATCTGGCGGCCCGGCATGTCCGAGTGGCAGCCTGCGCCGCAGGTCTTTCCCGCCGCATTCCAAGATGCCGCCGCATCTCCGCCTGCTGCGCCGCCAGCGCCGCGCGCGCAGGCCACCGCGCCATCCGCACCTCCCGCTGCAATGGTCTCACCTCAAAGCGCTGCGCGCGTAACGCATGCGGCTGCGGTTCAGGCGGCTCCGACGGCTTCGCGCTTCGATGGCAATCTCATCAAGCGGCTCGCACTGGCGAGCGCTGCAATCATGATGGTTGGCGGCGGCGCGTTCGCACTCGCAACGTATCATCAGCCGCTGATGGAAATGGTGTCCGGCTCATCAGAGGATGCCGCCGACGATGCTCCGGTTGTTGTCGCGCAGCCTGAAAACGGTGGGCAGCACGCAGAAGCTGAGCACGCGCAATCCACGTCGAGCGATGGAAACGTCAACGAAGCTCGCGCGGAAATGGGTCTCGCTGCTGCTCATGAGGATACGGCGGCCGACGCGCCGTCTTCGTCCGCGCACGATGCACCGCCTGCACCCGAAGCACCGACGACAACCGCATCTGTGCCTTCCGCCGCTCCCGATGCATCGAAGAACGCGCAAGTTGCGATGGTCGCGCCGGAGCCGCCACCAGCATCGCTTGGCGGGTCTGTCGCAGAGGGTTCGTCGCTTGATCAGCGGCTGCAGAAGGTCGAGGTCTGGGAGCTTCTGAAGCGGGAATATCCCGATTGGTATGCTGACCAGATTTCCAGCGCGAATAAGCTGGTTGCCGACAAGAAATCCGACAATGAGGTTGCGGCCTTGCTCGCGCAGGGACTCGTCGATCTCAGGCGGAAGAACGCAGAAAAAGCACTCTCGGCCAGCTCAGAAAAACTGCAGGGCATCGCCGAGGCGTTCCTCAATCACCTGAAGTCACTCAGAGCGCAGAGCGTCAGCGCATGCTTCGGATTCATTTCCAAGGGCGAGACCAGCCCGGCCGTCGTGCAGACGATGGAGAAACCGGAAACGGCGACGGCGCTGAACGCTCAGGCCGGTGCGATTTTCGCCGCGATCTCGGAAGGCAACAGCAATCCGGTCAAGCACGACTCCGCCGTCAAGAGCGACTATGACGTGCTGATCAAGGAGCTGGCGAAGCTCGGCTGGAAGGAAGAAGACCTGCAGGTGTTCTCCAATCCGAAGCTGCTCGCAAAGCGCGAACCGGATCAGGTTTGCAAGATGGTGCAGGAGTGGTTCGTCGCGCACCTTGCCGTTCCGGATAAGGCAATCCGCGACAGGCTGCTGTTTGAAACATTGAAGCCCGTCGTATCCGGTTAG
- a CDS encoding cytochrome P450, with the protein METKPSHTLGLGDESSIWFKLTPLLRGDPQNPMRILMQMMERYGPVLPVNMANQRVVLVSEPEYFKHVLVTKVDSYVKYFDGLRPVFGKSMITHDGVLWQKIRMPQQPAFHPDMFAEYIPYFIKAIEAKTALWADLAKSGETVEMVEQTWTLAADMICKALFDRDMPFNPHFIFKCVKTYTDVMNHREIRLRKQAGEVFELSEMDTAKAMETWGNVPPSIVGADPREERERTLLKMIEDAVADPSIPEFDRQQATDELKQYLWAGTETTALTLAWALFETSQRPEALERIRQEGEAVYGDRTPTAADYAGLAYTRAVIQETMRIYPPIWGIIRVATEEDEIGGVKINPGDRVTLFAYGAHHNPKFWEDPETFKPERWMAGNAKKQVKYSYIPFGGGKRACIGGAMSQVENTLALSLLLRRFRPEYVGEMPPRLNATVTLTPKGGLNFRIRERD; encoded by the coding sequence ATGGAAACGAAGCCAAGCCACACACTGGGGCTCGGTGATGAATCGAGCATCTGGTTCAAGCTCACGCCGCTGCTTCGCGGCGATCCGCAGAACCCTATGCGCATTCTGATGCAGATGATGGAACGCTATGGACCGGTGCTCCCGGTCAACATGGCGAACCAGCGAGTCGTCCTGGTTTCAGAGCCGGAATATTTCAAACACGTGCTCGTCACCAAGGTCGACAGCTACGTGAAGTATTTCGACGGATTGCGGCCAGTTTTCGGCAAGTCAATGATCACGCATGACGGCGTGCTTTGGCAGAAAATTCGGATGCCGCAGCAGCCGGCGTTCCATCCCGATATGTTTGCGGAATATATTCCGTATTTCATCAAGGCGATTGAAGCCAAGACTGCGCTGTGGGCTGATTTGGCGAAGTCTGGCGAGACCGTTGAGATGGTCGAGCAGACGTGGACACTCGCCGCGGACATGATCTGCAAGGCGCTGTTCGACCGCGACATGCCGTTCAATCCGCACTTCATCTTCAAGTGCGTGAAGACCTACACCGACGTTATGAACCACCGCGAAATTCGCTTGCGCAAGCAGGCGGGCGAAGTGTTCGAACTGAGCGAGATGGATACCGCAAAGGCCATGGAAACGTGGGGTAACGTCCCGCCGTCCATCGTCGGCGCTGATCCGCGCGAAGAACGCGAACGCACGCTTCTGAAGATGATCGAAGACGCGGTTGCGGATCCGTCCATTCCGGAATTCGATCGCCAACAGGCGACGGACGAACTGAAGCAGTATCTTTGGGCCGGCACCGAAACCACGGCGCTGACGCTCGCCTGGGCGCTGTTCGAGACATCGCAGCGGCCGGAAGCTCTCGAGCGCATTCGTCAGGAAGGCGAAGCGGTTTACGGCGACCGAACGCCAACAGCAGCCGACTATGCCGGCCTCGCGTACACACGCGCCGTCATCCAGGAAACGATGCGCATCTATCCGCCCATCTGGGGGATCATTCGCGTTGCCACGGAGGAAGACGAGATCGGTGGCGTGAAGATCAATCCGGGCGATCGCGTCACGCTGTTCGCGTATGGCGCGCATCACAATCCGAAGTTCTGGGAAGATCCCGAAACGTTCAAGCCCGAGCGCTGGATGGCGGGCAATGCCAAGAAGCAGGTGAAGTACAGCTACATTCCGTTTGGTGGCGGCAAGCGTGCTTGCATCGGCGGAGCAATGAGCCAGGTGGAGAACACGCTGGCGCTGTCGCTGCTTCTGCGCCGCTTCCGCCCGGAATACGTCGGCGAGATGCCGCCGCGGCTCAACGCGACGGTTACGCTTACTCCGAAGGGCGGGCTGAACTTCCGCATTCGCGAGCGGGACTAA
- a CDS encoding DUF2066 domain-containing protein: protein MHAVRNAAMAVAMIAAVFGLHTVASSPPAAAAADGVYTVGNYPVDATAENAVNAKQQALSDGQQAAFRALLKRIVPVTAYKQLSSVKDIKAASLISGLTVRSERNSATAYLANLDFSFQADRVRSELASRGVPYVDQQAPAITLVTAQMSGTPAAVSNDTGAWRQAWAGLDLDHTVTPARMADLKPEIQADAVQKLLAGNDEGLRALTAAYNSKLVVAAIAEPDKAARRLTITLAGRDAVGPLLLKRVYRVSDGDFDYSAQLAAIVALGVLEGRWKAIKSAGEAHRAAAAAAAPVWEAATGGNGEDVALVAEFVNSSQWDRIRTQLLDTPGVDALNIESVSASNAHISLQFPGGARGLANALGSRGISLMDTGSGWVLRPNY from the coding sequence GTGCACGCTGTCCGCAATGCAGCAATGGCTGTCGCGATGATTGCCGCGGTTTTCGGGCTGCACACGGTCGCGTCCAGCCCGCCCGCTGCAGCCGCTGCCGACGGGGTCTACACGGTTGGCAACTACCCGGTGGACGCGACGGCAGAGAATGCCGTTAACGCGAAGCAGCAGGCGCTGTCGGATGGGCAGCAGGCGGCATTCCGCGCGCTTCTGAAGCGCATCGTGCCTGTCACGGCGTACAAGCAACTTTCGAGCGTGAAGGACATCAAGGCAGCCAGCCTCATCTCCGGCCTGACGGTGCGTTCGGAGCGGAACTCGGCCACCGCCTATCTCGCAAATCTCGACTTTTCGTTTCAGGCAGACCGCGTCCGCTCGGAGCTTGCGTCGCGCGGCGTGCCCTACGTCGATCAACAGGCCCCAGCGATTACGCTGGTGACGGCACAGATGAGTGGCACACCGGCGGCCGTTTCAAACGATACCGGTGCATGGCGGCAAGCTTGGGCAGGCCTCGACCTGGACCACACCGTCACGCCGGCGCGAATGGCCGACCTCAAGCCGGAAATTCAAGCTGACGCGGTTCAAAAGCTGCTGGCTGGAAACGACGAGGGATTGCGCGCTTTGACCGCGGCATACAACTCAAAGCTCGTCGTTGCCGCCATCGCCGAACCCGACAAAGCGGCCCGCCGTCTGACGATCACGCTCGCAGGTCGTGACGCTGTCGGCCCCTTGCTGTTGAAGCGCGTCTATCGTGTTTCGGACGGAGACTTCGATTATTCAGCGCAGCTTGCCGCCATAGTCGCGCTCGGCGTGCTTGAAGGACGGTGGAAGGCCATCAAATCCGCAGGCGAGGCACACCGGGCCGCCGCGGCGGCCGCTGCGCCGGTCTGGGAAGCCGCAACGGGCGGCAATGGCGAAGACGTGGCCTTGGTCGCTGAGTTCGTTAATAGCTCACAATGGGACCGCATTCGCACCCAGCTTCTCGATACCCCGGGCGTTGACGCGCTGAATATTGAAAGTGTGTCGGCGAGCAATGCCCACATTTCCCTCCAGTTTCCGGGCGGCGCGCGGGGCCTCGCAAATGCCCTCGGGAGCCGGGGAATAAGCCTGATGGACACAGGTTCGGGCTGGGTCCTTCGCCCAAACTATTGA
- the purN gene encoding phosphoribosylglycinamide formyltransferase, translating to MTKKIRTAILISSRGSNMQALVEAAQAADYPAEIVLVGSNRPDAEGLAWADARGLRTLAIDHTRHASREAFETSLQEALEAVDAELVALAGFMRILTAPFVEKWRNRMINIHPSLLPSFRGLHTHEQALAAGVRIAGCTVHFVRPDMDTGPIIAQAAVPVDSCDTPATLGARVLGAEHVLYPAALRLVASGDARCEGDKIFMKQNVNSSLPLYSVTD from the coding sequence ATGACGAAGAAAATTCGCACCGCAATTCTGATCTCGAGCCGCGGCTCAAACATGCAGGCGCTGGTTGAAGCCGCGCAGGCGGCTGACTATCCGGCCGAGATCGTGCTCGTTGGTTCCAATCGTCCCGACGCTGAGGGTCTCGCCTGGGCGGACGCGCGCGGCCTTCGCACGCTCGCGATCGATCATACGCGGCACGCAAGTCGCGAGGCGTTTGAAACGTCGTTGCAGGAAGCGCTTGAAGCTGTCGACGCCGAGCTTGTGGCTCTGGCGGGATTTATGCGGATTCTAACCGCGCCGTTCGTCGAGAAGTGGCGCAATCGGATGATCAATATTCATCCATCGCTTCTTCCGAGTTTCCGCGGACTGCACACTCATGAGCAGGCTTTGGCGGCGGGCGTGCGCATCGCCGGGTGCACCGTGCATTTCGTCCGGCCCGACATGGACACCGGCCCAATCATCGCTCAGGCGGCTGTTCCGGTGGACAGCTGCGACACTCCTGCAACGCTCGGGGCGCGTGTATTGGGTGCCGAACACGTGCTTTACCCGGCGGCGCTACGCCTGGTCGCCTCTGGAGATGCCCGCTGCGAAGGCGACAAAATCTTTATGAAACAGAATGTTAACAGCTCTCTGCCACTGTACTCGGTAACCGATTAA
- the purM gene encoding phosphoribosylformylglycinamidine cyclo-ligase, with translation MPPTGDKPSQSMTYADAGVDIDAGNALVTAIKPLAKATSRAGADVDLGGFGGLFDLKRAGFRDPILVAANDGVGTKLKIAIESGAHSTIGIDLVAMCVNDLVVQGAEPLFFLDYLAVGKLDVAVAREVVAGIADGCRQAGAALIGGETAEMPGMYRGGDYDLAGFAVGAVERGEILPRNDIAVGDVLIGLKSSGVHSNGYSLVRKLVERSGLDWAAPAPFSAGQTLGEALLTPTRIYVKPLLAAIRATGGSGPAGAIKALSHITGGGLSENLPRVMAGDVAARIDLSAIQAPSVFGWLAETGRLDPRELLRTFNCGIGMVVVVSRDRSAEVLAALKSAGEDPVVIGDVIPPTGEKSDAKGKGEAWAVKYDGALALA, from the coding sequence ATGCCACCTACCGGGGATAAGCCGTCACAGTCCATGACCTATGCCGACGCGGGCGTCGACATTGATGCCGGCAATGCGCTTGTTACGGCCATCAAGCCGTTGGCGAAGGCAACGAGCCGCGCCGGAGCAGATGTCGATCTTGGCGGGTTTGGCGGGCTGTTCGATCTGAAGCGCGCTGGCTTTCGCGATCCGATCCTTGTCGCCGCGAACGACGGCGTCGGGACCAAGCTCAAAATCGCGATTGAAAGCGGCGCACATTCGACCATCGGCATCGATCTTGTTGCGATGTGCGTGAACGATCTCGTCGTGCAGGGCGCGGAACCGCTGTTCTTTCTCGATTACCTTGCCGTCGGAAAACTCGACGTTGCCGTCGCGCGCGAAGTCGTTGCGGGCATTGCGGACGGGTGCCGACAGGCTGGCGCAGCGCTGATCGGCGGTGAAACAGCCGAGATGCCGGGCATGTATCGCGGCGGCGATTACGACCTCGCCGGGTTCGCTGTCGGCGCAGTCGAGCGCGGCGAAATTCTACCGCGCAATGATATTGCCGTGGGCGACGTTTTAATCGGTCTCAAGTCATCCGGTGTGCATTCGAACGGGTACAGCCTGGTACGCAAGCTCGTTGAACGGAGCGGGCTGGATTGGGCCGCGCCCGCGCCGTTCTCGGCCGGGCAAACACTCGGCGAAGCGCTGCTCACGCCGACGCGGATTTACGTCAAGCCGCTGCTCGCCGCGATCCGCGCGACCGGCGGCTCTGGCCCGGCCGGGGCGATCAAAGCGCTGTCGCACATTACCGGCGGTGGCCTCTCGGAGAATTTGCCGCGCGTGATGGCAGGCGATGTGGCCGCCCGCATCGATCTTTCCGCGATCCAGGCGCCTTCAGTCTTCGGTTGGCTGGCCGAGACAGGGCGGCTCGATCCGCGTGAACTCCTGCGCACGTTCAACTGCGGTATCGGCATGGTTGTCGTTGTGAGCCGGGATCGCTCGGCTGAAGTTTTGGCCGCCCTCAAATCGGCGGGCGAAGATCCGGTCGTCATCGGAGACGTGATACCGCCGACGGGCGAAAAATCCGATGCCAAGGGCAAGGGCGAGGCTTGGGCCGTGAAGTACGACGGGGCTCTGGCGCTGGCATAA
- the ndk gene encoding nucleoside-diphosphate kinase, translating to MAIERTFSIIKPDATRRNLTGKINAVIEGAGLRIVGQKRVRWSRAQAEKFYEEHKERPFYGELVEFMTSGPVVVQVLEGEGAIAKYREVMGATDPKEAAEGTIRKLFAESKGSNSTHGSDSAAAAAREIELNFKTDEIVG from the coding sequence ATGGCCATCGAACGTACGTTCTCAATTATCAAACCCGACGCCACCCGCCGCAATCTAACTGGCAAGATCAACGCCGTCATCGAAGGCGCTGGTTTGCGCATCGTCGGGCAGAAGCGCGTACGCTGGTCCCGCGCCCAAGCCGAAAAATTCTATGAAGAACATAAGGAACGGCCTTTTTACGGCGAACTCGTGGAATTCATGACGTCAGGCCCGGTCGTCGTCCAGGTTCTGGAAGGCGAAGGCGCGATCGCAAAGTACCGCGAAGTCATGGGCGCAACCGACCCGAAGGAAGCCGCCGAAGGCACCATCCGCAAGCTGTTCGCGGAATCGAAGGGCTCCAATTCGACCCACGGTTCAGACAGCGCCGCGGCCGCCGCGCGCGAGATCGAGCTGAACTTCAAGACTGACGAAATCGTCGGCTAA
- a CDS encoding CDP-alcohol phosphatidyltransferase family protein, giving the protein MSIPNLITLGRVILVPVVFWLLLTGEIQAAFLAFVVAGISDAVDGFLAKRFGWETELGAYLDPIADKLLIVCIFIALGVTNSLPSWLVILVVSRDVLIIIGVVLSWLLNHPTPMKPLAVSKMNTVAQIVLAGTVLADEAFSLNFKGPVQFLTFLAAVTTVASLAAYLRIWLRHMTYESSDSKI; this is encoded by the coding sequence GTGAGCATTCCAAACCTGATTACGCTCGGCCGCGTGATTCTCGTTCCCGTGGTTTTTTGGTTGCTTTTGACGGGAGAGATCCAGGCCGCCTTTCTGGCGTTTGTCGTCGCCGGCATCTCCGACGCCGTAGACGGCTTCCTCGCCAAACGCTTTGGCTGGGAAACGGAACTCGGTGCCTATCTCGACCCGATTGCCGACAAGCTGCTTATCGTCTGCATCTTCATTGCGCTGGGCGTCACCAACAGTCTGCCGTCCTGGCTGGTGATCCTCGTCGTCTCGCGCGACGTGTTGATCATCATCGGCGTGGTCCTTTCCTGGCTTCTCAACCATCCAACTCCGATGAAGCCGCTGGCCGTCAGCAAAATGAATACCGTCGCGCAGATCGTGCTTGCTGGCACCGTACTGGCGGACGAAGCCTTCTCGCTGAATTTCAAAGGCCCGGTTCAGTTTCTCACCTTCCTTGCGGCGGTGACGACGGTAGCGTCACTCGCTGCCTATCTGCGCATCTGGTTGCGCCACATGACCTACGAATCGTCTGACTCGAAAATTTGA
- a CDS encoding DinB family protein, with translation MITPSYVRTMARYNTWQNGGVYDAAAQLTDDQRKEDRGAFFRSIHATLNHILWADQMWLMRFGAAQPPRGATIAEGLTQFEDWNALVSERKRFDANIEAWADNLDSSELNGELTWFSGGAGRNVTMPRPLLLAHIFNHQTHHRGQVSAMLTGFGIRQGITDLAMGPNLYVE, from the coding sequence ATGATCACGCCCAGCTACGTTCGCACGATGGCACGCTACAACACGTGGCAGAACGGCGGTGTCTACGATGCCGCCGCTCAACTCACCGACGATCAGCGCAAGGAAGACCGTGGCGCGTTCTTCCGGTCGATCCACGCTACGCTCAATCATATCCTTTGGGCGGATCAGATGTGGCTCATGCGCTTCGGCGCGGCCCAGCCGCCGCGCGGGGCTACGATCGCTGAGGGGCTCACACAATTCGAAGATTGGAATGCGCTCGTGAGCGAGCGCAAGCGCTTCGACGCGAACATTGAGGCATGGGCCGATAATCTCGACAGCTCAGAACTCAACGGGGAACTCACGTGGTTCTCAGGCGGCGCCGGGCGAAACGTGACGATGCCCCGGCCATTGCTGCTTGCCCACATTTTCAATCACCAGACCCACCACCGCGGTCAGGTGTCTGCAATGCTGACCGGCTTCGGTATCAGGCAAGGCATCACCGATTTGGCTATGGGACCGAATCTCTACGTCGAATGA